A stretch of the Aminipila terrae genome encodes the following:
- a CDS encoding RNA polymerase sigma factor: MVDINLVTRCKTGDLSAFEELYETCSTKALRTAFSIVNRYDLAEDVIQETFYECFRDIHKLSSPEAFGVWFYRILVRTSWRMLSSERKFSHEELAVYESRVKDPHDCFKEIESNELINAINRLSLPMRTTVILHYYNDLPVKDIARIMNCFQGTVKSRLYSSRKKLAKELKRQSTGILESEYVERGCSFEE, from the coding sequence ATGGTTGATATTAACTTAGTCACTCGCTGCAAAACAGGTGACTTATCTGCATTTGAAGAACTATATGAAACCTGTTCCACTAAAGCTCTCCGGACGGCTTTTTCCATTGTAAACAGATATGATCTGGCAGAAGATGTGATTCAGGAGACTTTCTATGAGTGCTTTCGTGATATACATAAGCTAAGTAGTCCGGAAGCTTTTGGAGTCTGGTTTTACAGGATATTAGTCAGAACCAGCTGGAGAATGTTATCCAGTGAAAGAAAGTTTTCCCATGAAGAACTGGCGGTTTATGAGAGCAGAGTGAAAGATCCCCATGACTGCTTTAAAGAAATTGAAAGTAACGAGCTGATAAATGCAATTAACCGGCTTAGTTTACCAATGCGGACTACGGTGATCCTTCACTACTATAACGACCTGCCCGTCAAAGATATTGCCCGGATTATGAATTGTTTTCAGGGGACGGTAAAATCAAGACTTTATAGCAGTAGAAAAAAACTGGCTAAAGAGTTAAAGCGTCAGTCAACGGGAATTTTGGAAAGTGAATATGTTGAAAGGGGGTGCAGTTTTGAAGAATAA
- a CDS encoding methyl-accepting chemotaxis protein, with the protein MFKQSKLKTKLVVFIGFLLLITVFVQGLISYVELTKAHNASITAEQKKFDAIIQESVETLISTLNVNHQRYLKGEITHEQEMAEAKEIVRDARYNNGEGYFWADLADGTCEVHMNPAYEGKKRINEKDLAGNYYIQNLIKAGNQNGGGFTEFYFTKPNEDGSFKKRGFTEKYEPYGWYISTGNYYDDIEKTIRTYEKSKNQSLLLIILSSVLIGGLGVICMLIMAERISRHLKTVTDRLMLLGQGDLHSPVPEVKTGDELETLAVATRQTIDNLGVTIHNIDTSMKEFSKGNYVLDTTENYIGDLSEIYTSIRNFSVQISSTLSQINAASSEVAQGSEQVSSGAQSLAEGASEQAGSIQELLNYVEEMTSQINQTVENAEKAKRISVEASEATTLGQKQIEKMIAAMDEISKTSIEIGKIIKNIDDIAFQTNILALNAAVEAARAGAAGKGFAVVADEVRNLASKSADYAKNTADLIERSQVAIKSGSNIVSDTAESLENIISDSEKSAEVIQYIADKTIEQKDSITHVNSSIQQVSTVIQMNSATAEESAAISEELSGQAQMLKDLIGQFKYVETM; encoded by the coding sequence ATGTTTAAACAATCAAAATTAAAGACAAAATTAGTAGTATTTATTGGATTTCTACTCTTGATTACCGTTTTTGTTCAGGGACTGATATCTTATGTGGAACTGACAAAAGCGCATAACGCATCTATAACAGCGGAGCAGAAAAAATTTGATGCTATTATACAGGAGAGTGTAGAAACTTTAATCAGTACATTAAATGTAAACCATCAAAGATATCTAAAGGGAGAAATCACTCATGAACAGGAAATGGCAGAAGCCAAAGAAATAGTCAGGGATGCAAGATATAACAATGGAGAAGGTTATTTCTGGGCAGATCTTGCAGATGGCACATGCGAAGTACATATGAATCCAGCCTATGAAGGAAAAAAACGAATAAATGAAAAAGATCTTGCAGGAAATTATTATATACAGAATCTGATAAAAGCTGGTAACCAGAATGGAGGCGGTTTCACAGAGTTTTACTTTACCAAGCCCAATGAAGACGGAAGCTTTAAAAAACGAGGCTTTACAGAGAAATACGAACCTTACGGCTGGTACATCAGCACGGGAAATTATTATGACGATATAGAAAAGACAATCCGTACATATGAGAAATCTAAGAACCAGTCACTTCTTCTCATCATACTGTCTTCTGTGCTTATAGGGGGGCTGGGCGTAATATGCATGCTTATAATGGCAGAACGTATATCCAGACATTTAAAGACAGTTACAGACCGGCTGATGCTCCTGGGCCAGGGAGATCTTCATTCCCCTGTTCCTGAAGTAAAAACAGGCGACGAACTGGAAACACTAGCGGTAGCCACAAGACAGACCATTGATAACTTAGGAGTTACCATCCATAACATTGATACATCCATGAAGGAATTTTCCAAGGGGAATTATGTACTGGATACTACAGAGAATTATATTGGTGATTTATCAGAAATTTATACTTCCATTAGAAATTTTTCTGTTCAGATATCCTCTACTTTATCACAGATTAATGCAGCATCCTCAGAGGTTGCCCAGGGTTCTGAACAGGTATCCAGCGGTGCACAGTCGCTTGCGGAAGGCGCCTCTGAGCAGGCCGGTTCTATACAGGAACTTTTAAACTATGTAGAAGAAATGACTTCTCAGATAAACCAGACCGTAGAAAACGCTGAAAAAGCAAAACGCATCTCCGTAGAAGCCAGTGAAGCTACCACATTGGGGCAAAAGCAAATCGAAAAAATGATTGCAGCAATGGATGAAATCAGCAAAACCTCTATTGAAATCGGTAAAATAATAAAAAATATTGATGATATTGCTTTCCAGACTAATATACTTGCATTAAATGCTGCTGTGGAAGCAGCCCGTGCTGGTGCAGCAGGAAAAGGATTTGCAGTGGTTGCTGATGAAGTGCGTAACCTGGCAAGTAAATCGGCAGATTATGCAAAAAATACAGCAGATTTAATTGAGCGTTCACAAGTTGCCATTAAAAGTGGTTCTAACATTGTGTCTGATACTGCAGAATCCCTGGAAAATATTATTTCTGATTCAGAAAAATCCGCTGAAGTCATACAATACATTGCGGATAAGACTATTGAGCAAAAAGACTCGATTACTCATGTGAATTCCAGTATCCAGCAGGTTTCCACTGTGATTCAGATGAATAGTGCTACAGCTGAAGAAAGTGCTGCCATAAGTGAAGAGTTGTCAGGTCAGGCTCAAATGCTAAAAGATTTGATCGGCCAATTTAAATATGTAGAAACCATGTAA